GTGCTGTGGTTCTCCGGGCTCGACACGTCGGAGTGGCGCGACACGCGTGCGGAGGAAAAAACCACCGACATCCTGGTGTACGACAAGATCCGCTGGGAACGCGACCGCCTGGTTCCGGAACTGCTGGACCCGGTGCTCGCCGCGATGGAGCGGCGCGGGCTGAGGGTGGAGGTGCTGCGCTACCGCTTTCACGACCACGCCGCCTACCACGCCGCGCTGGCCCGCTCGCGCGGAATGCTGTTCCTGTGTGAGCACGAAACGCAGGGGCTGGCCTACCAGGAGGCCATGGCCTCCAACGTTCCCATCCTGGCGTGGGACAACGGCTTCTGGCTGGACCCCAACCGCCCCCGGTGGGAGGAGCACCCCGTTCCGGCGTCGTCGGTGCCGTACTTTGCCCCGGAGTGCGGGGAGAAGTTCCGCGACATGGGCGACTTCGAGCCCGCGCTGGACCGCTTCGTGGCCGGCCTGGACGGCTACACCCCCCGGGACTACGTCAGCCGCGAGCTGTCGCTGGAGCGCTCGGCCGACCTGTACATGCGGCACTACCGCGCCGCGGCGGCGCGCGAGCCCGTGGCGGCCGGCGCCTGAGCCGTGGCCGCGACCGCGACGGCAGGCCCGCCGGCGACGCCGCACCAGGCGTTCCGCGGGATCCGCTACTTCGACACGCTGGACGGCCTTCGCGCGCTGGCCATTCTCTTCGTCATCGGGCACCACGCGCTGGGGCTGGAGAGCCGCGTTTTCGGCTATCCCATCCACTTCGCCCTGTTCTTCGCCATCAGCGGCT
The DNA window shown above is from Longimicrobium sp. and carries:
- a CDS encoding glycosyltransferase; its protein translation is VLWFSGLDTSEWRDTRAEEKTTDILVYDKIRWERDRLVPELLDPVLAAMERRGLRVEVLRYRFHDHAAYHAALARSRGMLFLCEHETQGLAYQEAMASNVPILAWDNGFWLDPNRPRWEEHPVPASSVPYFAPECGEKFRDMGDFEPALDRFVAGLDGYTPRDYVSRELSLERSADLYMRHYRAAAAREPVAAGA